The Nicotiana tomentosiformis chromosome 9, ASM39032v3, whole genome shotgun sequence genome contains the following window.
atatatatatgtatatcgagtatatcgtatatactatgtatatatagtatagtgtgtgtgtgtgtgtgtgtatatatatatcttaagatgtatatatagtatatcttaagatgtatactatcgaatatgacttacatactatgtatatatagtatagtatatatatataagcttatatatatatatgtatatcgagtatatcaaatatactatgtatatatagtatagtgtgtgtgtgtgtgtgtgtgtgtgtgtgtgtatatatatatatatatatatatatatatatatatatatatatatatatatatcttaagatgtatactatcgaatatgacttatatactatgtatatatagtatagtgtgtgtgtgtgtgtgtatatatatatacacacacacactatactatatatacatcttaagatatactatatatacatagtatactagatatatatatagtatagtatagtagaaatacatgtatatatagtatatcttaagatgtatactatcgaatatggcttatatactatgtatatatagtatagtatagtatagtatagtatatatatactatatatacaacttaagatatataagctatattcgatatacatatacatatatatatatatactatactatactatactatatatacatcttaagatatactatacatatatatataagcttatatttatactatactatagtctatactatatatacatctcataagatatataagctatattcgatatacatatatatatataagcttatatatatactatactatactatatatacatcttaagttatactagatatactagatatatatttAGTATAGtttagtagatatacatgtatatatagtatatcttaagatgtgtatatagtatataaatcgaatatagcttatatatagtaagatgtatatatattatagtatagtatagtatagtatatatatatatatatatgtatatcgaatatagcttatatatatatatatatatatgtatgtatatcgaatatagcttatacatcttaagttgtatatatagtatatactatactatactataatatatatacatcttactatatatattatatatatcttaagatgtataattgtatactatcgaatatgacttatatactatgtatatatagtatagtgtgtgtatatatatatatatatatatatatatatatatatatatatatatatatatatatatatatagtagtgtgtgtgtatatatatatatcttaagatgtatacatagtatatcttaatatgtatactatcgaatatgacttatatactatgtatatataggtgtgtgtgtatatatatatatatatatagtatataaatcgaatatagcttatatatcttaagatgtatatatagtatactatagtatatatataagcttatatatatatgtatatcgagtatatcgaatatactatgtatatatagtatagtgtgtgtatgtgtgtatatatatatatatatatatatcttaagatgtatatatatacactacaatatactatatatatactataatatatatacatagtttataaatcatattcgatagtatacatcttaagatatactatatatacatcttactatatatatatatatagcttatatatcttaagatatatatatatatcttaagaaatactatactatactatatatatatctagtatactatgtatatatagtatatcttaagatgtatatatagtatattttaagatgtatactatatatatatataatatagtatatatatatatatatattttaagatgtatatatagtatataaatcgaatatagcttatatatctttattacaattttttttctctaacttctattaaaaaaaaaattaaaaatagaaagtttttattgggcccgtttaggcccacttaggcccgggaccggcccacttaacctgggaccgttagttcgtggtcccggtcccgagccggttccatcaataagcccgcgaagcccgggaccgtttaggaccggaccgcataggaccgggcccgcgaagcccacttaggaccgagcccggcccacttgccagccttacccgatactaacaattccaaatatcaatcaattcttaaaaacaaataatttccagacttttaattttcatcaaaaattcataactcaagcaagggacctccgaattcaattccgggcatacgcccaggtcccataatttgatacggacctaccgagaccgtcaaagcacagatctgggcccgtttacaaaaaatattgaccgaagtcaacaaaaattaatttttaaggaaaaaattcttattttcattagttttcaacataaaagctttccggaaacctgctcggactgcgcacgcaaatcaaagaggataaaaatgatatttttaaggcttaagagcgcagattcgagttctaaaatataagatgaccttttgggtcatcacacaactGTTCCTCTGCACACACGCAACAATGTAAACAGTGgagcagtcaactttatggggaatgcctttgtaccaaacatgcttacatcattcaagtgagGTCACTTATGCAATATTAACATGAAGGAAAGGCAAAACAATACTTGCACATTCAAGAACTCATCAAGCATTCTTTCAAGTCTGTGTCAGTCTTGCAAGTGATTCTCAAGGGcatcaagaacgaagaacaacaTAACCAAGGACCAGTTTCATGTATTGAAGTtattacatgtccttagttgtgttgtacctttgttaaagcactctacttgtaattcctacttagcttagttagaagcattgtgtaggaaatctTTATCATAAACCCTTgtatttgtgtcttggctagagttagtcgagttataAAGtgtttgtaatagagttattacaaagtggcttgtaatagagtgttacaagttagtgagggattaagaggttaattcctatgtttaaagtctttgtaatagagttattacaaagtggcttgtgaTAGAGTGTtgcaagttagtgagggattaagaggttaattcttaggttataataggttgtaatctaaagttgctcagtagtgaagttgaaatcccataagggtaggtcgtggtttttaatcccattGTGCCgggaattttccacgtaaaactccATTGTGCCATTTACTTACTGCAGTGTacgtgtgttctgtgggaactaatagagaacctagttctctacatagtttggtggactcttaaattctatcaattggtatcagagcaggctctttctatcaggctaacacctagaaaggatcctcatggctgctcTACCAAACTTCGAAGAAGGTCAGTCTACTTACAGGCCACCTAGGTTCAATGGTCAATACTATGGGtggtggaagacaaggatgcaCGACTTCATCATGGCTGAAGACTCCGAGCTATGGGACGTTATCTGTGACGGTCCCTTTGTCCCTACAAAGAAGGTTGGAGATCCAGCTGTGACAGTTCCTAAGACAAGAAAGGAGTTCAATGATGCTGATCGAAAAGCCATTGAGAAAAAATTTCGTGCTAAGAAAATTATGGTTTGTGGAATAGGTCCTGATGAGTACAATAGGATTTCAGCATGCCAATCAGCAAAACagatctgggaagctctccaaacAGCTCATGAAGGGACAATGTAGGTAAAGCAGTCGAAGATTGACATGCTAACCACTGAATATGAGCTTTTCAGAATGAAGGACGATGAATCCATTCAAGATATGTATACTCGATTCACCTCCATCATTAATGAGTTGCACTCTCTTGGTGAAATCATTCTCAGAAACAAGCTTGTGAGAAATATTCTCAGCTTGTTGCCCAGCTCTTGGGAAAGTAAGGTAAATGTTATCACTGAGGCGAAGGATTTGCAGACATTGACCATAGACGAGCTGGTTGGAAATTTGAAGACTTACGAAATGAGGAAGAAAAAGGATCATGAGAGAAGAGAGCCCAAAAGGGAGAAGAATCTGgtcctcaagacagacaacaatgaatcaagtggtgaggatgctgatatggcttacttgacaaaGAGATTTCAGAAGATGGTCCGCAAAAATAGAGGTATTCCGAAGAAGGGCAACTCCAACAAGCCAAATGGATATGACTTATGTCATAAGTGCGGGAAACCAGGGCACTTCATCAAGGATTTTCCTCTCCTCAAGCAAGACCAGTACAAGCACAACATAGACAAAGCTTCCAAGAGGAACCTAATTTCTGACAAaagatttaaaagaaaaaaagctGCTGATAATGctgtgaaacaagctcttgctgtATGGGGAGACTCTTCTAGCGAATCTGGAGAAGATAATGCACAAGGTGACACCTCCAAGATGGCAGTAGAAAGTGAATGAGCTGATTATGATTCTATATTTGCTATAATGGCTAACTCAGATGAGGATGAGGAAGATGACGATGaagatgaggtaaactttctggatgttcaaagaaatttgaaatCCTATTCTCaaaagaagcttatatctttggcTAATTTTTTTAATTGATACTTATCACAGTCTCATTGATGATAAAAATACGCTAACCATAGAACTAGGAGAAATAGAGCACGAGAGAGATGATCTAGTGGTGGTTGCAGTTGATCTAAGAGAGACCATTGAGAGTTTAAAAAGGGAAAAAGATATTTTGTCTAAGAGAATTGCAAACATAGAGCTTGAGAAAGATGACCTATTAGTAGTAGTCGTGGACCTAAAggaaacaattgaggaactaaaaAGGAAAGGTAGGCATGAGTTCAcccaaaagggaaaggaagttgcaagtgaggcacacctTAGGCTTGAAGATGAGCTAAAATTAGTGAAATCTAGTCTGTGTGTCGAACTTGAGAGAAACAGACAGCTTCAGGAAGATCTAGGCATAGTTAAGAATGATCTACAAAAATCACTCAAGtagacctggtcctctgatgctaTCACTACCTTGTATAAAAACAATAGGGGAAACAAGCAAGGGATAAGGTTCCAAAGGGAAAAGACTCCTtacaaccctcatagcaagtatgttactgtaTCTGATAACTGAatttgcactcactgtggtaacACTGGGGACTTTAAAGAAAATTGTAAGGCTAGAATTCAGTCCCAACAAAAAAATAAAGTGTTTGTTAAAATGGTAACTACTGCTAAGGAACCTGGTCCCTCCGTTAAAAAATGTATATTGCTTGTCTGGACAAAAAGAAGTTTAATTCGACCCTTTTCTTACTACAAGGGActcaaacttgtttgggttcctaagtctaaccctTGATTTCTTTGTGCAGGGAGCAGTGAAAGGGAGCAACAACAatagtacatggatagtggttgctcaaagcacataactggaagcacaaatgatttcctttcactcaaatCCCTGCAAGGATGGAATGTATCCTTTGGAAAcggcaaaaagggatacattctgggaaTTGGAAGAATTGGGAAGTCTCTTTCTCACTACTTAATTAAAAATGTGTACTACGTGAATGGGTTGAAACATAGCCTGTTAAGTGTCTCCCAAATCTGTGACAAGGGAAACAAGAGTGGTGATCTCACCTTTCtaagtgttgttgatgatgatgctgaactatGGCACAAAAGGCTGGGTCATGCAAGTTTCACGTTACTAAACAAGTtggtcaagaaggacctggttcatGGTCTGTCCAAGTCAAGCTTTAAGGATCACagggtgtgtgatgcatgtgtaaaaggaAAGCAAATCAGATCCTCTTTCAAGCCCAAAAAGGAAGTTAGCAtctcaaggccacttgatctcctcaatatggatctatgtggacctatgagggtgccaAGGAGAGGAGGAAAGAGGTACATATTTTCGTCATTGTGGATGTTGTACATGGAACTCCAGCTGCTGAGGAATTCAAATCAGATCAAAGACAAGAAAATCACTTGCCTTCTCAGCCTTTCTCTCTCAAATAGAGCCCAAGAATATCAATgaagcattgaaagatgcagACTGGATTACATCTATGCAAGAAGAgctccatcaatttgagaggaacagtGTGTGGAACCTGGTTCCACGACCTGCTGACAGAATTGTTATAGGAACCAGGTGGGTATTCAGAAACGAACTTAATGAATTTGGAAGCACGTTTTTAAACTCGACAAGGTTTGTACGGGTTAAAGCAGGGTCCCCgtgcttggtatgaaaggttgtcaaaaTTCCTTCTAGAAAATGGATTcacaagaggaaaaattgacaacactctttttctgaagaaacgatggaggaacctgctcattgttcaggtgtatgttgatgatatcatcTTTAGAGCAATAGTTGACTCTCTATGTGAagaatttgcaaaactcatgggaagtgagttagaaatgagtatgatgggggaACTTAatttcttcttatatttacaaGTGAAGCAAACTCCCAAGGGGACAATGATAAGTCAACAGAAGTACATCAAGAAGCTGCTGAAGAGATTTGACATGGAGACATCAAAAATCATTGACACTCCCATCGCCACATCTACTCGTCTAGACATGGATGACCTGGTTCCCCTGTAAATCAGACCATGTATAGAGGTATCATAGGGTCACTTTTGTAGCAGACCAGATATTGTTTTTAGTGTGGGTCTTTGTGCCGGGTTTCAATccaatccaaaggaatctcatctgaaagCTGCCAAGAGAATCCTAAGATATCTCAAAGGGATGCatgacctggttctctactatccctcaggAGATAACTTTGACTTAATAGGATATACTGATGTTGACTATGCTGGGTATCTGGTGGGTAGGAAAATCACTTCTGGCATGGCACATTTTCTGGGTTCGTGTCCAATCTCATGGGGCACAAGAAAACAAAACTTAGTGGCCCTTTCAACTACTGAAGCTGACACCAGTGCTCTCAACATTGTAAAACATCTAACTCAACACAAGAGAACAAAGCATATTGATGTGCGACATCACTTTCTCAGAGGAAATGTTGAGAAAAGGCACATATGCATGAAGTTCTGTAGCACAGAAGATGAAATTGCAGATATCTTCACAAAGCACTGAGCAGAGAGCATTTTGGAAAGAATCGCTTGGCACTAGGGTTGATGAAATCAAGCTGAggacctggtccctcgatgattggctacagaagaaatgtacaggtaaaatagctaaaaagtattttctggcaaagtctaactcatctctataccgttacaggtagacacgcatgacGATTACAGAGCAAACAAGTAGCTAATGCATTGCACATTGGTCAAAGGATGAGGCTTACATTTGCAAAAtctgtcagggaacctggttcccttgacacaggttagtagttcctCTGTACTCTCATGCATAATTTTTAAATGGCTGAAATGGTGCCACGTCATTAAAGTGTCAGTTTCTCTCTTTCCCGCTTTTTGAACCTAAACGTCTCACCTGAAGCGACCCGACAACCCAAAATTGATACTCATTCCTAACCGGTCCCTAATCCCTATTAAATAACTCCTCTCAAAGTCACTCTCATAACTGTTCAcatcaaaaaatccaaaattcctcTTTTCATTCTTCTAACCAAACACTCTCCTCTTCCAACATGTCTGATAATCAAGAAACCCAGAATACTCCAAGCATCGTCCCCATTGTGTCTTCATCTATTGAAGCACCAATGTTAGAGCCCACACTCCCCACTCCGACTAGTCCAAACCCTAACCCAGAGTCACAACCACCCTCTGCTTCCTCTCCAACCCACTCTAGTACAGGTTCTCCTCGGAGTCGTAAAATTTTGACTCCCAAGAAATTTGTGATTGCGACCTCTCCTTCTGCCTCGCTGGAAAAAAAATGGTCGAAGAAGTTACAGTGAAGGAAGTAGAAAATCAAGAAGTTTCTAGCCAACCAGTGGAGAAAGATCTGAGAAAGGGCAGGGTGTGATTCATACCAGTGATGAATCAACAACGACAGCCCTATGCCTTGTTTTTACAGGTAATGCTCCTCGTATGCCTTCTGAAGTTAGTTTGGAGTTACAAGAACATGGAGCTAAAGAAAATATGATGTCAATAGCTGCTGAGGGAACTCTGGTTGGAGGTTATGAGGTTGTGTCTGAGTCTCAGGGGAAATAAAATGGTGCAGAGGTCGAGGGTAGAGAACTGATGCCTGTCGAAATTTTGGCACCTGACAATACTACTGGGGAACCAATTGAGGGACTTGATCCCTCCGCCCAAGAGGAGCCCTCTTCTTCCGCTTGGGATAAAACCCTTGGTTCTTCACAAGAACCCAGGTCAGTACTGATCCTGCCCCCTCTTCTCATTTCTATGTTGAGCCATTAACAATTGTGGTTCCTGAGATGCGATCTTTGTCTGAGGAGGAAAGGAGGCTAGTGAAGAAAAAGATTATGCTAATATGTCTCTGGCGAGCTTTATTAGCGTTAGAAGTAGAAAGGCACCTCCCCATGGGTCAATGTCTAAGAGACCCATCACGAGGTTGCAAAAGAAGGAAGAACTTGAGTCCGTCTTAAAAAAAAAAGGGAGATTGGTGAAAAATGGAAAGGTTGTCAATGAGAGGGTAGTGGCTCCTGCACTAATTGTGAATGTGGATGATGAGGTCGAAGAGGAACCTGGTCCCTTATTTCGTAAGTCCTCAAAGAAACTTACTGTTCTAAAGTCCAAGAGGGGGTCATCTGTGAGTGAAAAGGAGTTGAGTAAGGTTGAGGGTGAAAAATCTGGTGAGAAAGAGGATGAGAAAATGGTTGAGGAGTCCTGTGAAAAAGTGGCTGAGGAGTCTGCTGAGAAGATCTCCAGGAAATCTGCAGAGAAAGGCAAGAGTGTAAGAAAATCAGTGAAAATGAAGGTTGATGCcaatgaggaacctggttcctccaagaAGACCAAGGTTGGTGATACCCAGGACGCTGACAAGGAAAAATTGAAAAACCAAAAGGTACTGTAGGGACATACATAAGGAAGTTGGAGGCAAGGAATGCTATTCTCTAAGGTCAACTAAGTGAGCTTCATGAGGCACCTGGTTCCAGCAGCTCTCACAGCACAGAGGTTTCCCGTTTGACCAAAGAAAATGCCGACCTCAGGAAACAGGTTGAGGACCTGAAGGAGAAACTGCTCAATGAGTAGATGTTATCTAATGCTCGAATGGACATCCTTCTTAACACCCTTGACTCTTCATTTAAGCCTCTCCCTTCCAGTGCTCCTTAGAGTCATTCCCTTTCCAATGTCAAGTTCAAGTTATTTTTGTTTCCTATGTTTGGATATGTTTGATAACTAGTACCTTTTTTTTTTGTGGTGATTGTGTATCAATGGAACTGCTCCTTTTTTATTtccaaaattaataaatttttcGTCCTTTTGTTGTGCATATCGTATTCTTCTGCTCTGTTTTTAGTCATGATTGTGTGCACATATGTGGCATGAGTTAGCCAAGCTAGGCTTCTTCTTACTTATTGCTTGCTACTggtctttttatgatgccaaaagggggaaaaatAATTGAGGGAGAACAAGCTGGGGAACAGATTCAGGGGGAATAAAGGTTATGTGTATGTCATTCCGgtcttcaattataagtttgtcatcatcaaaaaaggagaaattgataggt
Protein-coding sequences here:
- the LOC138899329 gene encoding uncharacterized protein yields the protein MAALPNFEEGQSTYRPPRFNGQYYGWWKTRMHDFIMAEDSELWDVICDGPFVPTKKVGDPAVTVPKTRKEFNDADRKAIEKKFRAKKIMVCGIGPDEYNRISACQSAKQIWEALQTAHEGTM
- the LOC138899331 gene encoding uncharacterized protein, translated to MDSGCSKHITGSTNDFLSLKSLQGWNVSFGNGKKGYILGIGRIGKSLSHYLIKNVYYVNGLKHSLLSVSQICDKGNKSGDLTFLSVVDDDAELWHKRLGHASFTLLNKLVKKDLVHGLSKSSFKDHRVCDACVKGKQIRSSFKPKKEVSISRPLDLLNMDLCGPMRVPRRGGKRSKTRKSLAFSAFLSQIEPKNINEALKDADWITSMQEELHQFERNSVWNLVPRPADRIVIGTRLSKFLLENGFTRGKIDNTLFLKKRWRNLLIVQVYVDDIIFRAIVDSLCEEFAKLMGSELEMSMMGELNFFLYLQVKQTPKGTMISQQKYIKKLLKRFDMETSKIIDTPIATSTRLDMDDLVPLPDIVFSVGLCAGFQSNPKESHLKAAKRILRYLKGMHDLVLYYPSGDNFDLIGYTDVDYAGYLSKQVANALHIGQRMRLTFAKSVREPGSLDTGNAPRMPSEVSLELQEHGAKENMMSIAAEGTLVGGYEVVSESQGK
- the LOC138899332 gene encoding protein pxr1-like, which produces MPVEILAPDNTTGEPIEGLDPSAQEEPSSSAWDKTLGSSQEPSVRSRKAPPHGSMSKRPITRLQKKEELESVLKKKGRLVKNGKVVNERVVAPALIVNVDDEVEEEPGPLFRKSSKKLTVLKSKRGSSVSEKELSKVEGEKSGEKEDEKMVEESCEKVAEESAEKISRKSAEKGKSVRKSVKMKVDANEEPGSSKKTKVGDTQDADKEKLKNQKVL
- the LOC138899330 gene encoding uncharacterized protein; translated protein: MLTTEYELFRMKDDESIQDMYTRFTSIINELHSLGEIILRNKLVRNILSLLPSSWESKVNVITEAKDLQTLTIDELVGNLKTYEMRKKKDHERREPKREKNLVLKTDNNESSGEDADMAYLTKRFQKMVRKNRGIPKKGNSNKPNGYDLCHKCGKPGHFIKDFPLLKQDQYKHNIDKASKRNLISDKRFKRKKAADNAVKQALAVWGDSSSESGEDNAQGDTSKMAVESE